From Heliomicrobium gestii:
AATGGCATTGTTGCAATAGGTCATCCAGTTGTCGGCCTGCGCGCATGGTCATGCTCCTTTGAGGCAACGGGTATAGTCGCCAATCTCTCGCCGGGCGGCTTGGCCTTGCAAATGCTTCAGCCGAGCGGTCGCTGCGAGGACTTCGGTGGTCGAAGCGACCGTCGCAGCGGGGGATGGGTGGTTGGGCGTTGCGTTCATCTGGAGGCTGAACAGTGTCTCGCGGAGCTTTTGCACGCTATAGCGCTGCACCTCATTGCACTGCTGGATCGCAGCAAGCAGGGTATCGGCAGTCGTTTCGCCAGCCAGCCGTTCCAATGCCTGAATCTGATCGCGAAAGTACCGGCTGTTCGTTTTGCGAAG
This genomic window contains:
- a CDS encoding 2-hydroxyacyl-CoA dehydratase, producing LRKTNSRYFRDQIQALERLAGETTADTLLAAIQQCNEVQRYSVQKLRETLFSLQMNATPNHPSPAATVASTTEVLAATARLKHLQGQAARREIGDYTRCLKGA